In the Anaerolineae bacterium genome, GACAACACCACCGATTTTGAAAGGCTTAGAAGGGAACTCGCCCTTCGGTATCACCTCCATGACCTCATAGTGGACCTTCCTGCCCTCAAGAAGCTCGCCCGAACTCTGAGGGAAGCCGATTGGAAGGTAACAGCTATAGTGGAAATGCACAACTGGGCGCGCAAAAGTCCGCCACGCCTCATAGACGTAAAGCCAGGAAACACCACCGGAAGGCTCTATGGCATAGCAGTGGACATCGGCACCACCTCGGTGGTGGTTTACCTGGTAGACCTGAACACAGCGCAGGTGGTGGATACAGCGGCCGAATACAATAAACAGATAGCCTGCGGAGAAGATGTCATCTCTCGCATAATCTACGCCCGGAAACCCGGGGGCCTTGAGCATCTGCAGCGCCTTGTGGTGCAGACCATAAATGAACTCATAGCCCAGGTTTGCCAGAGGCAGGGCATAAATCCCGATGAAATCTACATGATGACGGCTGCAGGCAATACCACTATGATCCACCTTTTCCTGGGGCTGTGGCCTGAGCCCATACGCCTTGAACCTTACATCCCCACCCTGAGGCATCCATTTCCGGTTAAAGCAGCCGAAATCGGGGTGGATATAAACCCTGAAGCTACTGTAGATTGCCTCCCTGGCGTTGGAAGCTACGTGGGAGCCGACATCACCGCCGGGGTTCTGAGCTCCGGGATCTTCTCCACCGATAAACTCACCCTCTTTTTGGATATAGGCACCAATGGAGAAATGGTCCTGGGCAACTTTGACTGGCTCATATCCTGCGCCTGCTCGGCAGGGCCTGCTTTCGAGGGGGCAGGGGTTGAGTCGGGCATGAGGGCAACGGCCGGAGCCATTGAAGAAGTATGGATAAACACCAGGAACTACGAAGCTACATGGCGGACAATCGGTGACCTGCCCCCTGAAGGATTGTGTGGCTCCGGAATAATCTCCCTCTTAGCTGAAATGTTCATCACCGGAGTCATGGATAAAAGCGGACGCATAAACCTTTCCCTCCCAACCAGAAGAGTCCGGGTGGGCCCTCACGGGCCTGAATACGTGGTAGCATGGAAGGAGGAAACCCGACACGGCGAGAAAGATATAGTAATCACCGAAGTAGACATCTCTAATCTCCTCAGAGCCAAGGCCGCCATTTACGCTGGACTGCGTACCTTGGCCAGAGCAGTGGGGGTCCAGATAGCTGATGTAGAGCAGGTGTTGATCGGCGGAGCTTTCGGAAAATACCTCAATGTGGAAAAAGCCATCCAGATAGGCATGTTCCCGGATATGCCCTGGGATCGCTTTAAATTCCTTGGGAACACCTCGGCTTTAGGGGCCTACATATGCCTTGTCTGCCCCGATATGCGGGAAAAGGTGGTGGAAATCGCTGAAAAAATGACATACCTTGAGCTTTCCGCTGATAACACCTTCACTGACGAGTTCACCTCGGCCCTCTTTTTCCCCCACACTGACCTTGAGGCTTTCCCTTCCGTAAAGAAACTGCTGAAAAGCTCGGGGATCCCTTAGAAAGGAAGAGGCTCTATGGATGCAGTAGTGAAAAACGGCGTTATAGTTACAGCCTCAGAAACTTTTGAAGCCGATATAGGAATAGAGGGCGGGAAGATCGCCGTCATAGGCAAGGGGCTTGAGGCTCCGTTAAAGATTGAAGCGCAGGGATGCTACGTTTTCCCGGGCTTCATTGATGTCCACGTTCACCTTCAGATGCCCGTGGGCGATATCGTTTCGGCTGATGATTTCTATACCGGCACTGTTGCTGCAGCTTGCGGAGGAAACACCACCATAATCGATTTTGCCGAGGCCCGTGGCTCCCAGTCCCTCCTTCACGCGGTGGAAGAGCGCCGTCGCCAGGCCGATGAACAAGTAGTGATAGACTACAGCCTGCACCTGACCGGCAATCGGGACGACGAAGAGTTTCTCCGGAATATAGCCGAACTGGCTGAGCAGGGCTATACCTCCCTTAAAATCTACACCACTTACCCCGGGCTTATGGTGGAGGACAGGCAAATCCTCAGGCTTCTGAAAGTGTGCAGGGACGCAGGCATTCTGCCCATTGTCCATGCCGAAAACCACCACATTATCGAGCAAATGAAAGCCCAGCTCCTTCAGGAAGGTAAAACCTCTCCTCGCTATCATCCGGTAAGCCGCCCCTGTATAGCTGAGGCGGAAGCAGCCCAGAGGGTAATGGCCCTTTCAGCTGTAATGGGAACACCTGTCTACTTTGTCCACCTGAGCTGTGTTGAGACCCTGGAAGCTGTCCGGGCCGTCAGGAGGCGAGGCCAGGAGGTTTATGTGGAGGTTACGCCTCACCATCTCCTCCTTTCGGATGAAGAATACCTGAAGCCGGACCTGGAAGGAGCGATGTTTGTCCTCTCCCCACCTTTGAGAAACAAAAGCCATCTTGAGATCCTCTGGGAAGCTCTGGGGATGGGCGAGATTCAGGTGGTGGCAACGGACCATTGTCCGTGGACTCGTGAGCAGAAAAAGCGAGGGCTGGATAATTTCACCCTGATACCCAATGGCGCCCCCGGGATAG is a window encoding:
- a CDS encoding ASKHA domain-containing protein; this encodes MVKVHVKPQDITLEVERGTIISEALETAGVKILLPCGGQGRCGRCKVVVEKGEVRRRSVARLSPAELKQGYALACQTLIENETVVFVPPQEELIKHRLPTEKVAERIALPFPCDTVSNPYIKAFYLEITPPSLADNTTDFERLRRELALRYHLHDLIVDLPALKKLARTLREADWKVTAIVEMHNWARKSPPRLIDVKPGNTTGRLYGIAVDIGTTSVVVYLVDLNTAQVVDTAAEYNKQIACGEDVISRIIYARKPGGLEHLQRLVVQTINELIAQVCQRQGINPDEIYMMTAAGNTTMIHLFLGLWPEPIRLEPYIPTLRHPFPVKAAEIGVDINPEATVDCLPGVGSYVGADITAGVLSSGIFSTDKLTLFLDIGTNGEMVLGNFDWLISCACSAGPAFEGAGVESGMRATAGAIEEVWINTRNYEATWRTIGDLPPEGLCGSGIISLLAEMFITGVMDKSGRINLSLPTRRVRVGPHGPEYVVAWKEETRHGEKDIVITEVDISNLLRAKAAIYAGLRTLARAVGVQIADVEQVLIGGAFGKYLNVEKAIQIGMFPDMPWDRFKFLGNTSALGAYICLVCPDMREKVVEIAEKMTYLELSADNTFTDEFTSALFFPHTDLEAFPSVKKLLKSSGIP
- the hydA gene encoding dihydropyrimidinase is translated as MDAVVKNGVIVTASETFEADIGIEGGKIAVIGKGLEAPLKIEAQGCYVFPGFIDVHVHLQMPVGDIVSADDFYTGTVAAACGGNTTIIDFAEARGSQSLLHAVEERRRQADEQVVIDYSLHLTGNRDDEEFLRNIAELAEQGYTSLKIYTTYPGLMVEDRQILRLLKVCRDAGILPIVHAENHHIIEQMKAQLLQEGKTSPRYHPVSRPCIAEAEAAQRVMALSAVMGTPVYFVHLSCVETLEAVRAVRRRGQEVYVEVTPHHLLLSDEEYLKPDLEGAMFVLSPPLRNKSHLEILWEALGMGEIQVVATDHCPWTREQKKRGLDNFTLIPNGAPGIETRIPLLFTFGVRRGKLSLNQFVDVCSTTPAKLFGLYPQKGAIVPGADADIVIFDPRKEVILSWQNLHQNVDHCPYEGWRVEGYPRLVLSRGEVIVEDGKFLGRKGRGLFLPRRKFQSRSRGKGIN